The Paenibacillus sp. G2S3 region GCTTAGCATTCCCGACAATGATCTCCTATGCAATTCTTTGGACAGCAACGGTTTTATTGTTCTTAGGTGGAATGAAAACATTAGGTAAGTTCGGTAACTGGTCATCCCCAGTAGTGTATGTGTTTATTATTGGTGCTGCTGTTTGGGCGATCAAGATTGCTGGTGGGTTTGGGCCAATTTTAGAGTATGTACCAGCGAACCCAAGTTCAAGTCCACTAGTCTTTATTGCTTGCGTGAGTGCATTGGTATCTAACTGGGCGGGTCCTGTTGTGAATATGTCGGACTTCACGCATCGTGCGAAATCACCAAGAGCGGCAATGATTGGATTACCAGTAGGGTTTATCCTGTCTTATATTCTTTTCGCCATCACTTGTGTGGCTTTAATCGCGGGGACTGAAATTGCGTTTGGTGAACCGATCTTCAATATCGTACATGCCATTGATAAAATTGAAAACACTTTCGCGGTTGTTGTATTGATTCTAGCGCTAAACGTAGGAGCTATCGCCTTCGTAGTGTTTGCAAACTTATTACCAGCTGGATTGCAAATGTCATCCCTTTTCCCGAAAAAATTCACTGTAAAGACTGCGGGTGTATTGACAGCTGTTGTTGGTACTTTGATTTTGCCATGGAAGCTTGTAGAAGGTACGACGACCTTATTTTTCTTTTATAGCTTTATTGGGTCCATCTTTGGTCCAATTGCGGGCATTATGCTTTCAAGCTTTTTTATTCATCGGAAAAGAGTATTAAATCTTGATAATATCTATGTCCCAGCAGGCAGCAATGGTGAATATAAGAATGGTTACAATCCTGTTGCGATGGCTGTTCTAGCAGTCAGCTTCATTCTTCCTATGTCAGGTGCATTTCTTAAGGGTGTCCCCTTCCTAGTTAGGATGAATGATTTTGCTTTCTTTAGTGGCTTAATTGTTTCGTTTGTTCTATACACCATCTTTAGCAAAACACTAAAATCATCCCATTTAAACTAGAGGAGGAATTTTGAAATGGATTACATGAAATTGGCCGTAGATGCAACGATCGAGGGTATGAATAAGAAATTTGGTGGCCCGTTTGGTGCAACGATTGTTCGAGGTGATGAAGTGATTGCAGCGGTTAGCAATACAATGATGAGAGACACGGATCCTTCTGCACATGCAGAAATGGTAGCTATCCGAGAAGCTTGCAAAAAGCTAGACACGATGGACTTATCGGATTGCGTAATTTATGCCACCTGTGAGCCGTGTCCAATGTGTATGGGTGCTATCATTTGGTCAGGGGTTAAGGAAGTTCATTATTGCAGCACTAGAGATGATGCGAAAGAGCATGGCTTCTCAGACATTCACCTTCGCGAATATTTTGTGGGTCATGATGAGAGTGTTGTTAATATGATTAAAGTGGAAGCTAGAGAGGATTGCGATCATTTATGGACGCATTTCCACGAATTAAACAAGAAATAATTCAGGCTGTCTCCTATATTTTCCGGCACTATTTTAGTGCCGGATTTTCCTGTTCTTTTACAGACCTACTCGGCAAGATGAAGCTGAAGAAAATCAATTACCTGATGAAGAGCTTTTTGCACAACAGGGTTATCGAAATCTTTTTCAAATACATGTTCTCCGTTAGGAATAGTAATGAGCTTTGCCGGTACGCCTTCTTTTACTAGCGCAGCTCTCATGAATACGGATTGTTCATACGGCACATCTACATCGTTCGTTCCGTGCAATAACAATGTAGGGGGGAAGTCTTTAGTTACATGATGAATAGGACAGAATTTGAGGAGTTCTTCCTTATGTAATGAAGGATTTAAGCCTGTGACTTCTTGGATCCATTGACCGGATTGTCTAGCATATAAATAGAGAAGAAAACGCTCGTCAACGCTTGCGTTCGTAATGATTTGATCGGACACTGTACTTTTTGCAATCTCTTTGGAGACGATATCTTTTTCACAATAGAATTTACTTGGTTCGAGTGCCCATGGTGCACTAATATCGCCATATCCATAGAAGGAAACAATCGCACGAGGCTTAAGGGTAAACGTTCCTGTACATAGTGCAAGGAATCCACCTGCCGAGCTTCCCACCACAGCAATCCTTGAGGGATCAATGGAGAATTGTTCAGGTCCTTCATTCGCTAACCAAAGAAGGCTATCTTGGACATCTTCAAGAATGTCAGAAAGTGTTGATCTAGGAGCTAATCTATAATCAATTGAAAATAGCGCAAAGCCATTATTGGTGTAAAGCTGTATCATTTCCTCGGAAAGATCTTCTCGATCACCCCAAAGTAGGCCGCCTCCGTGAATATATACAATAGCAGGGGCATGGGTACGGTTTGTTTCATAAAAATCAGCTTTAATTGTAAATTGATCATTTTCTTTAAAAATAATAGTCTTTTTCATAGCTATCCATTACACCTCATCAAGTAAGTAGTTTTTAAAGACTAGCACTACCTCTATTGTATATCATTCACGAATTTTGATGAAACCATAATCATGAATACCCAGGATTGGAGATACTGGCATGGATAGAAAGAGAAGATATCAGGCATTATTTGATAATATTAATCAATATAACTCGGGTGAGAAGGGCATCACTAGAATTGCCTATACAAATGAAGAGCAGACATGTACGAGTGCTTTTATGCGGATGTGTAAGGCTGAAAATTTAGATATCCGGATGGATCATTGCGGAAATGTGATTGCTAGAAGAAATGGGAAGATAGAAGGGCTCCCACCCGTTGTAATGGGCTCTCACTTGGATACGGTATATCAAGGTGGGAAGTACGATGGTGTAGTAGGTGTAACGGCTGCCTTGGAAGTGATCAAACGTCTAAACGAAAAAGGGATTGAAACGGATCATCCGATCGAAATTATTTCATTTGCCTGTGAAGAATCCTCACGGTTTGGTATTTCAACAGTAGGCAGCAAAGTAATGGCAGGGTTATTTCAGAAGGAGAAATACAAAGATTTAAAGGACAAAGATGGGGTTACCATGGAAAAGGCATTTTCGCTATGCGCATTAGATTACAACAGTATTGATCAGGCGAGTAGAAGGAATGAGGAATTAAAAGCGTTTTTTGAATTACACATCGAGCAAGGCCCTGTACTTATAAACAATAATAATAGAATTGGAATTGTGACTGGAATTGCTGCACCTGTGAGACTGTATATTCAAATATCAGGGAAAGCATCCCACTCCGGGACGACACCTATGAATATGAGAAAAGATGCTTTTCTGGGTGCTTCAGAAATAGCACTAGAGCTTGAGAAAGCAGCCAAACTGGAACAAGAATTTGGAACGGTTGCGACCCTCGGGGTGATAGAGATCTTGAATGGCGCTATGAACGTGGTTCCGGGAGAGGTAGAAATTAAAATTGATATCAGATCTACTTCCGTGGCATCCAGGCAACGTGTGTTAGACCATTTATATCAAACGATCTCCTCAGTACAAGAAAGCAGACAACTTGAAATTGTGAGTACGGAAATCATCTCCGAGGAACCTGTCCTATTATCGGATGAGATCAGTCATGTTCTAGAGTCCATTTGTGAAGAGAGGGGGATATCCAATCAACGTATGATCAGTGGGGCAGGGCATGATGCCATGAACATGAACAAACTTTGCCCAGTAGGACTTATCTTTGTGCCCTCCGTTGATGGACTTAGTCATCACCCCAATGAGTATACGGATTTAGATGATATTATTATGGGGATTGATATTCTAGAAGAAGCAGTTCTTCGTTATGCGTGCATTAGATAACCTTTTTTTGTAAAAAACAAAGCCTTTTCAAACATAAAAATAACATCTACTGCACTTTCTGCAATCAAACTATTTGGAAATGCGCTAATTAAATAGCGTTTTTATAGATTGATTGTACAGAATACAACAGAACTATAATTCAGCACGATTTTTTAAATTTCTGTTGCACAATGCAACGACCCAACCAGAACGGAGCATTAAGGACCACTTGGTCATGTGTAACGGACTCAGACACAGCTATTTTCACATTTTGAGGCTTTTGGGGAGAGTTGCGGACTCGGGTGACGTTAATCGTCAAATTCAGGGGCGATATTGTGTGTTTTCAGTCCAATAAAGTCTCTGGAGTCCGAACGCATTGCTGGTCAGGTAATAGATGAACATAAGGATAAGGTAGAAGCATTCTGGAAAATAACGGCGTAGTAGCAAAGAGCTACTCCGTTATTTCTGCATTTACAGATCAGCCTTCAACGGAAAGCAGTTTGTTCTTTATTGCGGCTGGTTGACAATAGTATGGGGTCTGTGTTAAATTTATCTTAAGTTAAAGATATTTAACATAAAGGTAATTTACAGAAGGATGTTGTGATTGTCATCAGAACGAAGCTTTTAAGGAATTTTTATTTAAGGGTTGTGTCACTGACTATTTTTTTAACTGATATCTTAACATTAAGATAATTCAATTATTCTTTCTTAAACTAGGGAATTATATTACAAAATCAAACTAAACTTTAGGAGTGTATAATCATGAGAAATTTAAAAGGGATTCACCACGTTACAGCCATCACAAGCAGCGCAGAGAAAAACTACGAGTTCTTTACTTACGTATTGGGAATGCGTTTAGTGAAGAAGACCGTCAATCAAGACGATATACAAACGTATCACTTGTTTTTTGCAGATGATAAGGGCAGTGCCGGAACGGATATGACGTTTTTTGACTTCCCTAACATCCCTAAAGGTGTACACGGAACCAATGAGATCGCCAAGACATCCTTCCGGGTACCAACTGATGCTGCATTAGACTACTGGGTAAAGCGTTTTGATCGTCTGGATGTGAAGCATACCGGAATTAAAGAGCAGTTTGGCAAAAAGACTTTATCCTTCGTAGATTTTGATGATCAACAATATCAGCTTATCTCCGATGAATTTAATGAAGGGGTCGCATCAGGTACACCATGGCAAAAAGGACCGATTCCTTTAGAGTTTGCGATAACTGGTTTGGGACCGATCTTTGTACGTATAGCTGACTTCAGCTATTTTAAAGAAATGTTGGAAAGAGTCATGTTGTTTAAAGAAATCGGTCAGGAAGAGGCTTATCATTTATTTGAAGTCGGCGAAGGCGGAAACGGTGCGCAAATAATTGTAGAGCATAACGAGGACTTACCGAATTCGCGTCAAGGTTTTGGAACTGTTCACCATGCGGCTTTCCGAGTAGAGGATCGTGCCATGCTAGATGAGTGGACTAAGCATTTTGAAGACTTTGGATTCCGTACCTCAGGTTATGTGGATCGTCATTTCTTCGAGTCGCTGTATACACGTGTTGCTCCACAAATCCTGTTTGAGCTTGCGACAGATGGACCTGGATTTATGGGCGATGAGGAATATGAAACGGTTGGAGAAAAGCTTTCATTGCCACCATTCTTGGAACTTAAACGTGAGCAAATCGAGAAATTAGTACGCCCTATTGATACCGTTAGAAGCACGATTGATTTCGTGAAAGAGTGAAGAAGGAGCTGGGGAGATTGATTTCGATTGATCCGAAGCAAAATAGTGAGCGGGAAAATTATAAATTATTAATTGGTACTGTAATTCCTAGGCCCATTGCTTTTGTTACTACACAATCAGAAGATGGCATTTTGAATGGTGCGCCCTTTAGCTATTTTAATATCGTCTCGTCTAATCCTCCAATGGTTTCACTGTCTATTCAAAGACCAGCGGGGCGATTAAAAGATACAGCCCGTAATATCTATAACAATCATCAGTTTGTTGTGCATATTGTAGATGATGAGAATGTTGGGAAAATCAATCAAACCGCTGCTTCATTGCCAAGAGCAGAAAGTGAAATTGAACTTGCCAATCTTACACCGGTCAAAAGTAAAAATATAGCTGTACCTGGTGTATTGGAAGCAAAGGTTCGAATGGAATGTAAGCTTGTACAAGCGATACCTCTAGGAGCAGAAGAACCTGGGAGTGATTTATTCATTGGCGAAATTGTTCAGTTTCATATCGATGAATCGATTTACCAGGAGGGGCGGATTGACCCTAGAGCCTTAAATGCAGTAAGTCGTTTAGCGGGAGCTAATTACGCTACGATTGGTGAGATTTTTGAAATTGAAAGACCCAAATAATAAACTAAGACCTGTTCGTAAGCGATGAAGCCTACCGAGCAGGTCTTTTTGTGGGCTAATTATAGTTCATCAGCTATGCCAAGCAAAACGTAAGGTTTTCTCTCGAAGTTTATCTGGACTGATCGTTCCAAATATGTTATATTGCCATTACGGGAGGTGTTACTCATGGCAAGGACAAGAGAGTTTAACGAGGATCAAGCACTACATCAAGCGATGCTGTTGTTTTGGAAAAAGGGTTATGAGGCAACAAGCATACCGGACTTGCTGCAGGTTATGGGCATTAGCCGATCTAGTCTTTACGATACTTTTTCTGACAAGCAAACGTTGTACATTGCCGCACTGGAACATTACAAAAAGGTTA contains the following coding sequences:
- a CDS encoding cytosine permease, giving the protein MDQAKLEQNYDRYKSYGYGEELLPKKPEQRDWGMSNYITLWMGAVHNIMSYMTVAGFFVLGLDTTQVLFAVMLSAIIVSAFYALNGYSASKYGLPFAMLLRDSFGVKGAIIPALIRGLVAGLVFFGTTTVVGAESLNVIFARFIPNYMELGGGFTLFGLAFPTMISYAILWTATVLLFLGGMKTLGKFGNWSSPVVYVFIIGAAVWAIKIAGGFGPILEYVPANPSSSPLVFIACVSALVSNWAGPVVNMSDFTHRAKSPRAAMIGLPVGFILSYILFAITCVALIAGTEIAFGEPIFNIVHAIDKIENTFAVVVLILALNVGAIAFVVFANLLPAGLQMSSLFPKKFTVKTAGVLTAVVGTLILPWKLVEGTTTLFFFYSFIGSIFGPIAGIMLSSFFIHRKRVLNLDNIYVPAGSNGEYKNGYNPVAMAVLAVSFILPMSGAFLKGVPFLVRMNDFAFFSGLIVSFVLYTIFSKTLKSSHLN
- a CDS encoding nucleoside deaminase; this encodes MDYMKLAVDATIEGMNKKFGGPFGATIVRGDEVIAAVSNTMMRDTDPSAHAEMVAIREACKKLDTMDLSDCVIYATCEPCPMCMGAIIWSGVKEVHYCSTRDDAKEHGFSDIHLREYFVGHDESVVNMIKVEAREDCDHLWTHFHELNKK
- a CDS encoding alpha/beta hydrolase, encoding MKKTIIFKENDQFTIKADFYETNRTHAPAIVYIHGGGLLWGDREDLSEEMIQLYTNNGFALFSIDYRLAPRSTLSDILEDVQDSLLWLANEGPEQFSIDPSRIAVVGSSAGGFLALCTGTFTLKPRAIVSFYGYGDISAPWALEPSKFYCEKDIVSKEIAKSTVSDQIITNASVDERFLLYLYARQSGQWIQEVTGLNPSLHKEELLKFCPIHHVTKDFPPTLLLHGTNDVDVPYEQSVFMRAALVKEGVPAKLITIPNGEHVFEKDFDNPVVQKALHQVIDFLQLHLAE
- a CDS encoding Zn-dependent hydrolase, coding for MDRKRRYQALFDNINQYNSGEKGITRIAYTNEEQTCTSAFMRMCKAENLDIRMDHCGNVIARRNGKIEGLPPVVMGSHLDTVYQGGKYDGVVGVTAALEVIKRLNEKGIETDHPIEIISFACEESSRFGISTVGSKVMAGLFQKEKYKDLKDKDGVTMEKAFSLCALDYNSIDQASRRNEELKAFFELHIEQGPVLINNNNRIGIVTGIAAPVRLYIQISGKASHSGTTPMNMRKDAFLGASEIALELEKAAKLEQEFGTVATLGVIEILNGAMNVVPGEVEIKIDIRSTSVASRQRVLDHLYQTISSVQESRQLEIVSTEIISEEPVLLSDEISHVLESICEERGISNQRMISGAGHDAMNMNKLCPVGLIFVPSVDGLSHHPNEYTDLDDIIMGIDILEEAVLRYACIR
- a CDS encoding ring-cleaving dioxygenase produces the protein MRNLKGIHHVTAITSSAEKNYEFFTYVLGMRLVKKTVNQDDIQTYHLFFADDKGSAGTDMTFFDFPNIPKGVHGTNEIAKTSFRVPTDAALDYWVKRFDRLDVKHTGIKEQFGKKTLSFVDFDDQQYQLISDEFNEGVASGTPWQKGPIPLEFAITGLGPIFVRIADFSYFKEMLERVMLFKEIGQEEAYHLFEVGEGGNGAQIIVEHNEDLPNSRQGFGTVHHAAFRVEDRAMLDEWTKHFEDFGFRTSGYVDRHFFESLYTRVAPQILFELATDGPGFMGDEEYETVGEKLSLPPFLELKREQIEKLVRPIDTVRSTIDFVKE
- a CDS encoding flavin reductase family protein, translating into MISIDPKQNSERENYKLLIGTVIPRPIAFVTTQSEDGILNGAPFSYFNIVSSNPPMVSLSIQRPAGRLKDTARNIYNNHQFVVHIVDDENVGKINQTAASLPRAESEIELANLTPVKSKNIAVPGVLEAKVRMECKLVQAIPLGAEEPGSDLFIGEIVQFHIDESIYQEGRIDPRALNAVSRLAGANYATIGEIFEIERPK